Proteins from one Coffea arabica cultivar ET-39 chromosome 8c, Coffea Arabica ET-39 HiFi, whole genome shotgun sequence genomic window:
- the LOC113705264 gene encoding calcineurin B-like protein 7 isoform X2 → MGNWCMKQRHQVYHEDPSVLASETHFTVREVKLLYKLFKKLSSSIIDDGFISREEFQLGLVQNSKKQSFFADRMFNLFDYKNDGVIDFGEFVRSLSIFHPDTPEAKKVAFAFGLYDIWQTGFIETEEVKEMILAFLDESDLTLSDDTVELIISKTFEEADSKRDGKIDTEEFKDFAARNPSLLKNMTIPYLKDITTAFPSFVLKSEPEDGITKAF, encoded by the exons ATGGGAAATTGGTGTATGAAGCAGCGGCATCAGGTATATCATGAAGATCCATCTGTTCTTGCATCTGAAACACATT TTACTGTGAGGGAGGTGAAACTGTTGTACAAGTTGTTCAAGAAATTAAGCAGCTCTAtaattgatgatggatttatcAGCAGA GAAGAGTTTCAGCTCGGATTGGTTCAAAATAGCAAGAAGCAGTCATTCTTTGCAGATAGG ATGTTCAATTTATTTGACTACAAGAATGATGGAGTGATAGATTTTGGTGAGTTTGTCCGATCTTTGAGCATCTTTCACCCCGACACACCTGAAGCCAAAAAAGTTGCTT TTGCATTCGGACTATATGACATTTGGCAGACAGGATTTATAGAAACTGAGGAG GTCAAGGAGATGATTTTGGCATTCCTAGATGAGTCAGATTTGACGCTGTCCGATGATACTGTTGAACTCATAATCAGCAAG ACATTTGAAGAAGCTGATTCAAAGAGAGACGGAAAGATTGACACGGAAGAATTTAAGGATTTTGCTGCCCGGAATCCATCCTTACTAAAGAACATGACAATTCCATACCTGAA GGATATAACTACGGCATTTCCTAGTTTTGTGCTGAAATCTGAGCCGGAAGATGGGATTACCAAGGCGTTTTGA
- the LOC113705264 gene encoding calcineurin B-like protein 7 isoform X1 translates to MGNWCMKQRHQVYHEDPSVLASETHFTVREVKLLYKLFKKLSSSIIDDGFISREEFQLGLVQNSKKQSFFADRMFNLFDYKNDGVIDFGEFVRSLSIFHPDTPEAKKVAFAFGLYDIWQTGFIETEEVKEMILAFLDESDLTLSDDTVELIISKTFEEADSKRDGKIDTEEFKDFAARNPSLLKNMTIPYLKCKYSKSKLIQHSMQARRLFDLEHTSLNS, encoded by the exons ATGGGAAATTGGTGTATGAAGCAGCGGCATCAGGTATATCATGAAGATCCATCTGTTCTTGCATCTGAAACACATT TTACTGTGAGGGAGGTGAAACTGTTGTACAAGTTGTTCAAGAAATTAAGCAGCTCTAtaattgatgatggatttatcAGCAGA GAAGAGTTTCAGCTCGGATTGGTTCAAAATAGCAAGAAGCAGTCATTCTTTGCAGATAGG ATGTTCAATTTATTTGACTACAAGAATGATGGAGTGATAGATTTTGGTGAGTTTGTCCGATCTTTGAGCATCTTTCACCCCGACACACCTGAAGCCAAAAAAGTTGCTT TTGCATTCGGACTATATGACATTTGGCAGACAGGATTTATAGAAACTGAGGAG GTCAAGGAGATGATTTTGGCATTCCTAGATGAGTCAGATTTGACGCTGTCCGATGATACTGTTGAACTCATAATCAGCAAG ACATTTGAAGAAGCTGATTCAAAGAGAGACGGAAAGATTGACACGGAAGAATTTAAGGATTTTGCTGCCCGGAATCCATCCTTACTAAAGAACATGACAATTCCATACCTGAA GTGTAAATACTCGAAAAGCAAACTTATTCAGCACTCAATGCAAGCAAGGAGATTGTTTGACTTGGAGCACACCAGTTTAAATTCATAA
- the LOC113705264 gene encoding calcineurin B-like protein 4 isoform X3: protein MGNWCMKQRHQVYHEDPSVLASETHFTVREVKLLYKLFKKLSSSIIDDGFISREEFQLGLVQNSKKQSFFADRMFNLFDYKNDGVIDFVAFGLYDIWQTGFIETEEVKEMILAFLDESDLTLSDDTVELIISKTFEEADSKRDGKIDTEEFKDFAARNPSLLKNMTIPYLKCKYSKSKLIQHSMQARRLFDLEHTSLNS from the exons ATGGGAAATTGGTGTATGAAGCAGCGGCATCAGGTATATCATGAAGATCCATCTGTTCTTGCATCTGAAACACATT TTACTGTGAGGGAGGTGAAACTGTTGTACAAGTTGTTCAAGAAATTAAGCAGCTCTAtaattgatgatggatttatcAGCAGA GAAGAGTTTCAGCTCGGATTGGTTCAAAATAGCAAGAAGCAGTCATTCTTTGCAGATAGG ATGTTCAATTTATTTGACTACAAGAATGATGGAGTGATAGATTTTG TTGCATTCGGACTATATGACATTTGGCAGACAGGATTTATAGAAACTGAGGAG GTCAAGGAGATGATTTTGGCATTCCTAGATGAGTCAGATTTGACGCTGTCCGATGATACTGTTGAACTCATAATCAGCAAG ACATTTGAAGAAGCTGATTCAAAGAGAGACGGAAAGATTGACACGGAAGAATTTAAGGATTTTGCTGCCCGGAATCCATCCTTACTAAAGAACATGACAATTCCATACCTGAA GTGTAAATACTCGAAAAGCAAACTTATTCAGCACTCAATGCAAGCAAGGAGATTGTTTGACTTGGAGCACACCAGTTTAAATTCATAA